A window of the Tiliqua scincoides isolate rTilSci1 chromosome 5, rTilSci1.hap2, whole genome shotgun sequence genome harbors these coding sequences:
- the LOC136650995 gene encoding olfactory receptor 14A16-like — protein sequence MSNQTSVAEFLLLEFSDARELQMAHFVVFLVLYLAAVAGNLLIISAIALDQHLHTPMYFFLMNLAVTDLGSVSVTIPKSMSNSLMNTRIISYLGCVTQAYLFLVFVTSDFTLLIVMAHDRHVAICNPLRYEMVMNKEACIQMAASAWLTGILYAMLHTATTFAMKFCSNVVDQFFCEVPQLVKISCSDLYLLEDVLLGVGVAIAFGCFLFIVITYVKIFSAVLQMPTSQGRQKAFSTCLPHLIVFSMFLFMGALVYLRPIPHTSSHTNIVFAVMYSVVPPMMNPVIYSMRNKDIKVAICKLLGFK from the coding sequence ATGTCCAACCAAACTTCTGTGGCAGAATTTTTACTCCTGGAATTCTCTGATGCCCGAGAACTACAGATGGCACACTTTGTGGTCTTCTTGGTTCTGTACTTGGCTGCGGTTGCAGGGAACCTTCTTATCATCTCCGCAATTGCTCTCGATCAACAccttcacactcccatgtacttcttcttgaTGAACTTAGCGGTGACAGACCTGGGGTCTGTCTCTGTCACCATACCTAAATCAATGTCAAATTCCCTCATGAATACCAGGATAATTTCTTACTTGGGATGCGTTACTCAAGCGTATTTATTTCTCGTCTTTGTGACTTCAGATTTCACGCTCCTCATCGTCATGGCACACGACCGCCACGTTGCCATCTGCAATCCGCTGCGGTATGAGATGGTGATGAACAAAGAAGCCTGCATTCAAATGGCAGCCAGTGCATGGCTTACTGGTATCCTCTATGCGATGTTGCACACTGCTACCACCTTTGCCATGAAGTTCTGCTCCAATGTGGTTGACCAGTTTTTCTGTGAGGTCCCACAGCTAGTAAAGATCTCCTGCTCTGATTTATACTTACTTGAAGATGTGCTCCTTGGTGTGGGCGTGGCCATTGCTTTTGGCTGTTTCCTCTTTATTGTCATAACATATGTAAAGATCTTCAGTGCCGTGCTGCAAATGCCCACATCGCAGGGAAGGCAAAAGGCTTTCTCAAcgtgccttccccacctcatagTTTTCTCCATGTTTCTATTCATGGGAGCACTGGTCTATCTGAGACCCATCCCACACACTTCATCTCACACCAATATAGTATTTGCTGTCATGTATTCTGTGGTTCCACCCATGATGAATCCAGTAATCTACAGCATGAGGAATAAGGACATTAAGGTTGCTATCTGCAAGCTTTTGGGCTTCAAGTAA